CCCGGGTGATCATCGCCGCGGCGAACTGATGCTGCTGCGCGGCGCAGAGGGTGACGTTGGCGGTGTCGCGCGCCTTGGCGAGCGCGGGCAGCAGGATCGCGATCAGCAGCGTGATGATGCTCACCACGACAAGCAGCTCGATCAGCGTAAATGCGTTGGGTCTCGTGTTCATGTTGCTCATCACAAGATCATGCGATCCGAGTCGCAGCACCGGCTCACCACCAGAACTGCCATCCGCCGCGCGTGGCCTCCGGGGCCATGTCGCCGAAGTTTTTCCATTCCACGTGCCCGTCGAGATAGCCGACGTTCGTACCGGTGGGGCCATCGACGACGTCGTCGAAATGGTTGGAGCCCCGCGCCTTGTCGAAGCGGTACCAGCCCACGCCGCCGATCTGCCGGTTCAGGTCGGCCCAGAGCGTCTGATACATGGGTTTGTCGGTGACGCGGTCGGCGAAGGCGTCGCGCGTTCCCGCCAGATAGTTCCACATGCCAAACCCCTTCGGCGCCGCGGCGGTGTAGATGTATCCGAACACCGATTCGAGCGAACCGAAGTTCCAGAAGTCATCGCGGTTCCACCAGTCATCGTGATTCGACGGACAGTAGAACATGTCGCGCACCAGGCCGTAGGTCTTGAGCATGTAGTCCCGAGCATCGCGGTCGAACGTGTGCAGATTCGGCTCGGAAGGGAACATCCAGTTCGTGCCCCACCGGCCCGAGTCATTGTGCCAGTCCGGATACTGCCCGCGCCATTCGACGCTGTAGGCGATGCTCACCGTCGAAAGCTGCCGGATGTTCGCCGCACACGTGACGGTCTTCGCCGCGTCGCGCGCCCGCTTGAGCGAAGGCAGCAAAATCGCGATCAGCAGCGCGATGATGCTGACGACAACCAGCAGTTCGATCAATGTAAAGGCGCGTCTGATCATGTTCATCCGTGTCGGCGTCGGAGCGAAAACAGTCCTAGAAGTCCCAGACCCGCCGGAAGGGCGGTCGGCGTGGGCACGATCAACAGTTGACTGGCCGTGAGCACCGTGTTGGAGAGCCGCACTTCGTCGATCGCCCCGTTCCACGGACTCGACGAGCCGTTGAATGTACCGATGCGCAGGAACGTGTTGGAGTCGAAGAGGGAGGCGATGGTGTGGCTCTTGGTGAC
The DNA window shown above is from Planctomycetota bacterium and carries:
- a CDS encoding prepilin-type N-terminal cleavage/methylation domain-containing protein gives rise to the protein MRRAFTLIELLVVVSIIALLIAILLPSLKRARDAAKTVTCAANIRQLSTVSIAYSVEWRGQYPDWHNDSGRWGTNWMFPSEPNLHTFDRDARDYMLKTYGLVRDMFYCPSNHDDWWNRDDFWNFGSLESVFGYIYTAAAPKGFGMWNYLAGTRDAFADRVTDKPMYQTLWADLNRQIGGVGWYRFDKARGSNHFDDVVDGPTGTNVGYLDGHVEWKNFGDMAPEATRGGWQFWW